A single Xylanimonas cellulosilytica DSM 15894 DNA region contains:
- a CDS encoding MBL fold metallo-hydrolase: MRELRRVATGVWVATARIWSSSTVVVVDDDGAALVVDPGITPAELDGLAAAVAARGWHVVAGLSTHPHWDHVLWSRGLGDVPRLASPAAVAALADDVERGWAEASSAAPGHDRTLFAALTPLGRASRPGADVPLPPPAPGGCRVVVHRAHAPGHLALITRGVLVAGDMLSDQEVPLLDVGPGGDPARAPLDPLGDYRDGLDVLEQAVARYDVDVLVPGHGTVAVGTDMIAERFAADRAYLRALDDAVGTASHTVTDARLADPWVAGEHATQLGLLRARPPTPGG; encoded by the coding sequence GTGCGTGAGCTCAGGCGGGTCGCCACGGGGGTGTGGGTCGCGACGGCACGGATCTGGTCGTCCAGCACCGTGGTGGTGGTCGACGACGACGGCGCCGCGCTCGTCGTCGACCCCGGCATCACCCCGGCCGAGCTCGACGGGCTCGCCGCCGCCGTCGCCGCCCGCGGGTGGCACGTCGTCGCCGGGCTGTCCACGCACCCGCACTGGGACCACGTGCTGTGGTCGCGCGGCCTGGGGGACGTCCCGCGCCTCGCCTCCCCCGCGGCGGTCGCCGCGCTGGCCGACGACGTCGAGCGCGGGTGGGCGGAGGCGTCGTCGGCGGCACCCGGGCACGACCGGACCCTGTTCGCGGCGCTGACCCCGCTCGGCCGGGCGTCCCGACCCGGGGCGGACGTGCCGCTCCCGCCACCCGCGCCGGGCGGCTGCCGCGTCGTCGTGCACCGGGCGCACGCCCCCGGGCACCTCGCCCTGATCACCCGGGGCGTCCTGGTGGCGGGCGACATGCTGTCGGACCAGGAGGTGCCGCTGCTCGACGTCGGCCCGGGCGGCGACCCGGCGCGCGCCCCGCTCGACCCGCTCGGCGACTACCGCGACGGGCTCGACGTGCTCGAGCAGGCCGTGGCCCGGTACGACGTCGACGTGCTGGTCCCCGGGCACGGCACGGTCGCCGTCGGTACGGACATGATCGCGGAGCGCTTCGCGGCCGACCGCGCCTACCTGCGTGCGCTGGACGACGCCGTGGGGACGGCGTCGCACACCGTCACCGACGCACGGCTCGCGGACCCCTGGGTGGCCGGGGAGCACGCCACCCAGCTCGGGCTCCTGCGCGCCCGCCCACCGACCCCCGGTGGTTGA
- a CDS encoding FtsK/SpoIIIE family DNA translocase, translated as MPSRSSSPRATPRSTTSRASATRTTTTRATTTRVQGTAVRSGTGGARRTAGKPAAAKTTGARPAPRNAPKRPPWPVRAVRALWLGIAHGVGAVVRTIFRGARDLEPEHRRDGVAFFLVALAIVVAAREWWHIPGVFGDAVHAVVAGTFGTAGVAVPVLLLWLGVRVMRHPERPESNSRVGIGVTLLVVAVCALIAISAGTPSPGDSFADVQAAGGIVGYLTANPVVAGLTAYAAVPIFLLLAFFALLVITATPVHKIPERLRGVYDRLTGNHDTGADDGGLQLADGVSAHDGDEEKPKRRRKTRAERAAEKRALDVPDGGFAGDEAFEKAALVENGSAGPQGRGKAKTRPATEILTSVAGAAETVAVAAPEPSVPSPPPAPIGRPVQPMLEGDTVYVLPDEEGLVKGAPHKTRSAANDRVVEALTHVFEQFEVDAQVTGFTRGPTVTRYEVEVGNKVKIERITSLSNNIAYAVASADVRILAPIPGKSAIGIEIPNTDRETVVLGDVLRSGAAHRTEHPMVVGIGKDVEGGYVVANLAKMPHILVAGATGAGKSSFINSMIVSIMMRSTPEQVRMVLVDPKRVELTIYEGIPHLITPIITSPKKAAEALEWVVREMDARYDDLAAFGFKHIDDFNAAVRAGKVKPLPGSERKIASYPYLLVVVDELADLMMVAPRDVEASIQRITQLARAAGIHLVLATQRPSVDVVTGLIKANVPSRLAFATSSLADSRVVLDQPGAEKLVGQGDALFLPMGAAKPMRVQGAWVTETEIHTVVEHVKAQLKPVYRQDVTAPSSAKKQIDDDIGDDLDVLLQAAELVVTTQFGSTSMLQRKLRVGFAKAGRLMDLLESREIVGPSEGSKAREVLVQPDDLPAALALIRGEPTQLFDQAEPVGGADPYADGVDGHRPPAATDYHDDADTDPETGWR; from the coding sequence ATGCCGAGCCGGTCTTCCTCACCGCGTGCGACCCCGCGGTCCACGACATCACGCGCGTCCGCGACGCGTACGACGACGACGCGGGCGACGACAACCCGGGTGCAGGGCACCGCGGTACGGTCGGGGACGGGCGGCGCCCGGCGGACTGCCGGCAAGCCGGCGGCCGCGAAGACCACGGGCGCCCGGCCGGCGCCGCGCAACGCCCCGAAACGACCCCCCTGGCCCGTCCGGGCCGTGCGCGCCCTGTGGCTGGGCATCGCGCACGGCGTCGGGGCAGTCGTCCGCACGATCTTCCGAGGAGCGAGAGACCTGGAACCCGAGCACCGCCGCGACGGCGTCGCGTTCTTCCTCGTCGCGCTGGCCATCGTGGTCGCCGCGCGCGAGTGGTGGCACATCCCTGGCGTCTTCGGCGACGCCGTGCACGCCGTCGTCGCGGGCACGTTCGGCACTGCCGGCGTCGCGGTGCCGGTGCTGCTGCTGTGGCTGGGCGTGCGCGTCATGCGGCACCCGGAACGGCCCGAGTCCAACTCGCGCGTCGGGATCGGTGTGACGCTGCTGGTGGTCGCCGTCTGCGCGCTGATCGCCATCTCGGCCGGCACGCCGAGCCCGGGCGACAGCTTCGCGGACGTCCAGGCTGCGGGTGGGATCGTCGGCTACCTCACCGCGAACCCCGTGGTCGCGGGCCTGACGGCCTATGCGGCCGTGCCGATCTTCCTGCTGCTCGCGTTCTTCGCGCTGCTGGTCATCACCGCCACCCCGGTGCACAAGATCCCCGAGCGCCTGCGCGGCGTGTACGACCGGCTCACGGGCAACCACGACACCGGCGCCGACGACGGCGGCCTCCAGCTCGCCGACGGCGTCTCGGCGCACGACGGCGACGAGGAGAAGCCGAAGCGCCGCCGCAAGACGCGGGCCGAGCGGGCGGCGGAGAAGCGTGCCCTCGACGTCCCCGACGGCGGGTTCGCGGGGGACGAGGCGTTCGAGAAGGCCGCCCTGGTGGAGAACGGGTCCGCCGGGCCGCAGGGCCGGGGCAAGGCCAAGACCAGGCCGGCCACCGAGATCCTCACCAGCGTCGCGGGCGCGGCGGAGACCGTGGCCGTGGCCGCGCCGGAGCCATCCGTGCCGTCGCCCCCGCCCGCCCCGATCGGCCGCCCCGTCCAGCCGATGCTCGAGGGGGACACGGTCTACGTGCTGCCCGACGAGGAAGGGCTGGTCAAGGGCGCGCCGCACAAGACGCGCTCGGCCGCCAACGACCGTGTCGTCGAGGCGCTGACCCACGTGTTCGAGCAGTTCGAGGTGGACGCGCAGGTCACGGGCTTCACGCGCGGCCCGACCGTCACGCGGTACGAGGTCGAGGTCGGCAACAAGGTCAAGATCGAGCGCATCACGTCGCTGTCCAACAACATCGCCTACGCCGTCGCCTCCGCGGACGTGCGCATCCTCGCGCCCATCCCAGGCAAGTCCGCCATCGGCATCGAGATCCCCAACACCGACCGTGAGACGGTGGTGCTCGGCGACGTGCTGCGCTCGGGCGCCGCCCACCGCACCGAGCACCCGATGGTGGTGGGCATCGGCAAGGACGTCGAGGGTGGCTACGTCGTCGCCAACCTCGCGAAGATGCCGCACATCCTCGTCGCCGGTGCGACGGGCGCGGGCAAGTCGAGCTTCATCAACTCGATGATCGTGTCGATCATGATGCGCTCGACGCCCGAGCAGGTGCGCATGGTGCTCGTGGACCCCAAGCGGGTCGAGCTGACGATCTACGAGGGCATCCCGCACCTCATCACGCCCATCATCACCAGCCCCAAGAAGGCCGCCGAGGCCCTGGAGTGGGTGGTGCGGGAGATGGATGCGCGGTACGACGACCTGGCCGCGTTCGGGTTCAAGCACATCGACGACTTCAACGCCGCCGTCCGCGCCGGCAAGGTCAAGCCGCTGCCGGGCTCCGAGCGCAAGATCGCCAGCTACCCGTACCTGCTCGTGGTGGTCGACGAGCTCGCCGACCTCATGATGGTCGCCCCGCGTGACGTCGAGGCGTCGATCCAGCGCATCACCCAGCTCGCCCGTGCCGCGGGCATCCACCTGGTGCTCGCCACCCAGCGGCCGTCGGTCGACGTCGTCACCGGTCTCATCAAGGCCAACGTGCCGTCCCGGCTGGCGTTCGCGACGTCGTCCCTCGCCGACTCGCGCGTCGTGCTCGACCAGCCGGGCGCCGAGAAGCTCGTCGGCCAGGGTGACGCCCTGTTCCTGCCCATGGGGGCGGCCAAGCCGATGCGCGTGCAGGGCGCGTGGGTCACCGAGACCGAGATCCACACGGTCGTCGAGCACGTCAAGGCGCAGCTCAAGCCCGTGTACCGGCAGGACGTCACCGCGCCGTCGTCGGCGAAGAAGCAGATCGACGACGACATCGGCGACGACCTGGACGTGCTGCTGCAGGCCGCGGAGCTGGTGGTCACCACGCAGTTCGGCTCGACGTCGATGCTGCAGCGCAAGCTGCGGGTCGGCTTCGCCAAGGCGGGGCGCCTCATGGACCTGCTGGAGTCGCGCGAGATCGTCGGCCCGTCCGAAGGCTCGAAGGCGCGCGAGGTGCTGGTGCAGCCGGACGACCTGCCGGCCGCGCTCGCGCTGATCCGCGGTGAGCCCACACAGCTCTTCGACCAGGCCGAGCCCGTCGGCGGGGCGGACCCGTACGCCGACGGCGTGGACGGCCACCGTCCCCCGGCCGCGACGGACTACCACGACGACGCCGACACCGACCCGGAGACGGGCTGGCGCTGA
- a CDS encoding CapA family protein: protein MSTPSSPPSGPAEERHRSHPAPRRRPVLPLVATGVVAAVLAGGATALALSGRADDDAADRSSAVVGEPAQGSTAAPSVSPTPPPPPPEPAVFTLVAAGDVLLHNAVTRSATQDGVLDYSAVLSGLDAWVQGADLALCHFETPVVPPGQEVTTYPVFGVPAQIVTDLQEQGWDGCSTASNHSIDRKFTGIEATLEAFDAVGLGHVGTARSQEESDAPQLYTLEREGRTITVAQLSITYGLNGFTLPEDKPWAVDLLDVERTIARAAAARAVGADLVVVSLHDGTEYRADPTENQVAVTQALADSGVVDLVLGHHAHVPQPVAHLAGGPDGVGMWVAYGLGNMVSNQSADCCAAATSNGLLLTATITAEPDAPARVTGVEWTGLTVDRSAGHRVRALPDAIADPAGGSLSAEELAARAQRVVDVVGTAAPERTTPPTPTGPAPVVVPRPVG from the coding sequence GTGAGCACCCCGTCCTCCCCGCCGAGCGGACCGGCCGAGGAGCGACACCGCTCGCACCCCGCCCCACGCCGTCGCCCGGTGCTCCCGCTCGTCGCCACCGGCGTCGTCGCCGCGGTGCTCGCCGGCGGGGCCACCGCGCTCGCGCTGTCGGGTCGCGCCGACGACGACGCCGCCGACCGCAGCTCCGCCGTCGTCGGGGAGCCGGCGCAGGGAAGCACCGCCGCGCCGTCCGTCTCTCCGACGCCCCCGCCCCCGCCGCCGGAGCCCGCCGTGTTCACCCTCGTCGCCGCGGGCGACGTGCTGCTGCACAACGCGGTGACACGCTCGGCCACGCAGGACGGCGTCCTCGACTACTCCGCCGTCCTGTCCGGGCTCGACGCCTGGGTGCAGGGCGCCGACCTCGCGCTGTGCCACTTCGAGACGCCGGTGGTGCCGCCGGGCCAGGAGGTCACCACCTACCCCGTGTTCGGGGTGCCCGCCCAGATCGTCACCGACCTCCAGGAGCAGGGCTGGGACGGCTGCTCGACGGCGTCGAACCACTCGATCGACCGCAAGTTCACGGGGATCGAGGCCACGCTGGAAGCCTTCGACGCCGTCGGGCTCGGGCACGTGGGCACGGCCCGCAGCCAGGAGGAGTCCGACGCCCCACAGCTCTACACGCTCGAGCGCGAGGGCCGGACGATCACCGTCGCGCAGCTCTCGATCACCTACGGGCTCAACGGGTTCACCCTCCCGGAAGACAAGCCGTGGGCCGTCGACCTTCTCGACGTCGAGCGCACGATCGCCCGTGCGGCCGCCGCACGGGCCGTCGGCGCCGACCTCGTCGTCGTCAGCCTGCACGACGGCACCGAGTACCGCGCCGACCCCACCGAGAACCAGGTGGCGGTCACGCAGGCCCTCGCCGACTCCGGCGTCGTCGACCTGGTGCTCGGGCACCACGCGCACGTACCCCAACCGGTCGCGCACCTGGCGGGCGGGCCCGACGGCGTCGGCATGTGGGTGGCCTACGGGCTGGGGAACATGGTGTCGAACCAGAGCGCCGACTGCTGCGCCGCCGCGACGTCGAACGGGCTGCTGCTCACCGCGACCATCACGGCCGAGCCGGACGCCCCCGCCCGGGTCACCGGCGTCGAGTGGACCGGCCTGACCGTCGACCGCTCGGCCGGGCACCGCGTGCGGGCGCTGCCCGACGCGATCGCGGACCCCGCGGGCGGGTCGCTGTCCGCCGAGGAGCTCGCCGCCCGCGCGCAGCGCGTCGTCGACGTCGTCGGCACCGCAGCACCCGAGCGCACGACGCCGCCGACCCCCACGGGACCGGCCCCCGTCGTCGTGCCCCGCCCCGTCGGCTAG
- the pgsA gene encoding CDP-diacylglycerol--glycerol-3-phosphate 3-phosphatidyltransferase, with the protein MVDAAPSPWNAANLVTMARIVLVPFFAWALLAEGGHTVTWRLVAAGIFVVAALSDRVDGHLARSRNLVTDLGKLLDPIADKALVGTALVLLWVPLGVLPWWVPVVVLVRELGITAMRMVLKRYVVLPASKGGKLKTALQVTAIALFVLPLDHLPGFVGVVAWVVLGAAIAVTVVTGVDYAIKGWQIYRDAHRTPTP; encoded by the coding sequence GTGGTCGACGCAGCCCCCTCCCCATGGAACGCCGCCAACCTGGTGACGATGGCACGCATCGTGCTCGTGCCGTTCTTCGCGTGGGCGCTGCTCGCCGAGGGCGGGCACACGGTCACGTGGCGCCTCGTGGCGGCCGGGATCTTCGTCGTCGCGGCGCTCAGCGACCGGGTGGACGGCCACCTGGCCCGCTCCCGCAACCTGGTCACGGACCTGGGCAAGCTCCTCGACCCCATCGCCGACAAGGCCCTCGTGGGCACGGCCCTCGTGCTGCTGTGGGTGCCGCTGGGCGTGCTGCCGTGGTGGGTCCCCGTCGTCGTCCTGGTGCGTGAGCTCGGCATCACCGCGATGCGGATGGTCCTCAAGCGGTACGTGGTGCTGCCGGCGTCGAAGGGCGGCAAGCTCAAGACGGCGCTCCAGGTCACGGCGATCGCGCTGTTCGTGCTGCCGCTCGACCACCTGCCGGGCTTCGTGGGCGTCGTCGCGTGGGTGGTGCTGGGTGCCGCGATCGCGGTGACCGTCGTCACCGGCGTGGACTACGCGATCAAAGGCTGGCAGATCTACCGCGACGCGCACCGCACCCCGACGCCGTGA
- a CDS encoding CinA family protein: protein MTAAPGSPAPADVLAAAAARGWSLAVAESLTGGLVVAALVAVPGASAVLRGGVVAYATDLKASLLGVDPGLLAEHGAVHPGVAAAMAAGVRRAAGADVGLATTGVAGPDPQDGVEPGRVYVAVATPDGDVVRRLDLPGDRAAVRAAAVDGVLALALDVIPG, encoded by the coding sequence GTGACCGCGGCTCCGGGCAGCCCGGCCCCCGCGGACGTGCTGGCTGCGGCCGCCGCCCGGGGCTGGTCGCTGGCGGTCGCGGAGTCGCTCACGGGCGGGCTCGTGGTCGCCGCGCTCGTCGCCGTCCCCGGTGCCTCCGCGGTGCTGCGCGGCGGCGTCGTCGCGTATGCGACGGACCTCAAGGCGTCCCTCCTCGGCGTCGACCCGGGCCTGCTCGCCGAACATGGTGCGGTTCACCCCGGTGTCGCCGCCGCGATGGCGGCGGGTGTTCGCCGGGCGGCAGGTGCGGACGTGGGGCTCGCGACCACCGGCGTGGCGGGGCCCGACCCGCAGGACGGCGTGGAGCCGGGGCGGGTCTACGTCGCCGTGGCGACCCCGGACGGTGACGTGGTGCGCCGGCTCGACCTGCCGGGGGACCGGGCGGCCGTGCGGGCCGCCGCCGTCGACGGTGTGCTGGCGCTCGCGCTGGACGTCATCCCCGGGTGA
- a CDS encoding helix-turn-helix domain-containing protein, producing MVVLRREIGDVLRDARQRQGRTLREVSSAARVSLGYLSEVERGQKEASSELLASICEALDLPMSLVLREVSDRIAIAEGLAIPDTIPADFVAGLLARGGEWRSGIERAELTPVG from the coding sequence ATGGTCGTTCTTCGACGTGAGATCGGCGACGTGCTGCGCGACGCGCGGCAGCGTCAGGGCCGCACCCTTCGTGAGGTGTCGTCCGCCGCGCGCGTCTCGCTCGGCTACCTGAGCGAGGTCGAACGCGGTCAGAAGGAAGCGTCGTCGGAGCTCCTCGCCTCGATCTGCGAGGCGCTGGACCTGCCGATGTCGCTCGTGCTGCGTGAGGTCTCGGACCGCATCGCGATCGCCGAGGGTCTCGCGATCCCCGACACCATCCCCGCCGACTTCGTGGCCGGCCTGCTGGCCCGCGGCGGCGAGTGGCGCAGCGGCATCGAGCGCGCAGAGCTCACCCCGGTCGGTTGA
- a CDS encoding DNA-formamidopyrimidine glycosylase family protein, producing the protein MPEGDVLKLTAERLGAALGGAPLVRAELRWPGIAGADLCGRTLRESVAYGKHTLLRFDDGRTLHTHLRMDGSWQVRRTGARDAAGRSPAVRAVLATETWTCLGWHLGMMDLVRTRDEGMLIGHLGPDVLAPDFVGAPATDGRFDDGAAEGTRRLAVDPARPVCVALLDQRTVAGLGTIWTAESLFAERLWPWTAVGELPTGRVRALLLTAARLVRGSVAVGRRQGLGAVERRVHGRHHRPCVRCGTPIALGSTAGPDVRPDQGALERVVYWCPVCQRT; encoded by the coding sequence ATGCCCGAGGGTGACGTCCTGAAGCTGACCGCCGAGCGCCTCGGTGCCGCGCTGGGCGGCGCGCCGCTGGTCCGTGCGGAGCTGCGCTGGCCCGGCATCGCCGGCGCCGACCTGTGCGGGCGGACCCTGCGGGAGTCGGTGGCGTACGGCAAGCACACCCTGCTGCGGTTCGACGACGGCCGCACGTTGCACACCCACCTGCGGATGGACGGGTCGTGGCAGGTGCGGCGCACGGGCGCCCGCGACGCGGCGGGCCGCTCACCGGCAGTCCGCGCGGTGCTCGCGACCGAGACGTGGACCTGCCTGGGGTGGCACCTCGGAATGATGGACCTGGTCCGCACCCGCGACGAGGGCATGCTGATCGGGCACCTGGGCCCCGACGTGCTCGCCCCGGACTTCGTCGGCGCACCCGCGACCGACGGCCGGTTCGACGACGGCGCCGCCGAGGGCACCCGCCGCCTGGCGGTCGACCCCGCGCGTCCCGTCTGCGTCGCACTCCTGGACCAGCGGACCGTCGCCGGGCTGGGCACGATCTGGACGGCCGAGTCGCTGTTCGCCGAACGGTTGTGGCCGTGGACGGCCGTCGGCGAGCTGCCCACCGGGCGGGTGCGAGCGCTGCTGCTCACGGCAGCGCGCCTGGTCCGCGGGTCGGTCGCCGTCGGGCGCCGTCAGGGACTCGGTGCGGTCGAGCGGCGCGTGCACGGGCGGCACCATCGGCCGTGCGTCCGCTGCGGCACCCCGATCGCGCTCGGCTCGACCGCAGGACCGGACGTGAGGCCCGACCAGGGAGCGCTGGAGCGGGTCGTGTACTGGTGCCCGGTCTGCCAGCGGACGTAG